The Leucobacter viscericola genome includes a window with the following:
- a CDS encoding CoA-acylating methylmalonate-semialdehyde dehydrogenase: MTTTPVIPHWIEGARRVSTSGRTAPVHNPATGEVRAQVALADEAEIAEAIASAKKGFELWSEFSIAKRQTIIFKFRELLNARKSELAEIITAEHGKVLSDAMGEILRGQEVVELATGFPHLIKGAFSENASTGIDVYSIKQPIGVAAIISPFNFPAMVPMWFFPVAIAAGNAVIVKPSEKDPSASLWMAEIWKEAGLPDGVFTVLNGDKLAVDGLLTSPDIASISFVGSTPIAQYIYETASKHGKRVQALGGAKNHMLVLPDADLDLVADQAINAGYGAAGERCMAISVVLAVEPVADELIEKIKERIAGLRIGNGASTPEPDMGPLITDVHRDKVTGYIDIAEKDGATIVVDGRGLKVEGHEEGFFVGPTLIDNIPTTSRAYTEEIFGPVLEVVRVKTFEEGVELINSGAFGNGTAIFTNDGGAARRFQHEIQVGMIGINVPIPVPVAYHSFGGWKASLFGDAKAYGVHGFEFFTREKAITSRWLDPALHGGINLGFPQND; encoded by the coding sequence ATGACCACCACTCCCGTCATCCCCCACTGGATCGAAGGCGCTCGCCGCGTCTCGACGAGCGGACGCACCGCTCCCGTGCACAACCCCGCGACCGGCGAGGTGCGCGCGCAGGTTGCGCTCGCCGACGAGGCTGAGATCGCCGAGGCGATTGCTTCTGCCAAGAAGGGCTTCGAACTGTGGAGCGAGTTCTCCATTGCAAAGCGCCAGACCATCATCTTTAAGTTCCGCGAGCTGCTGAACGCCCGTAAGAGTGAGCTCGCCGAGATCATCACGGCTGAGCACGGCAAAGTGCTCTCTGACGCAATGGGCGAAATTCTGCGCGGCCAGGAGGTCGTGGAGCTCGCAACCGGCTTCCCGCACCTCATCAAGGGTGCGTTCTCTGAGAACGCCTCGACCGGCATCGACGTCTACTCGATCAAGCAGCCCATCGGTGTTGCCGCCATCATCTCGCCCTTCAACTTCCCTGCCATGGTGCCGATGTGGTTCTTCCCCGTCGCCATCGCTGCAGGCAACGCGGTTATCGTGAAGCCGAGCGAGAAGGATCCCTCCGCTTCGCTGTGGATGGCCGAGATTTGGAAGGAAGCCGGTCTGCCCGATGGCGTCTTCACCGTGCTCAACGGCGACAAGCTCGCGGTTGATGGCCTGCTGACCTCGCCCGACATCGCCTCGATCTCGTTCGTCGGCTCGACGCCGATCGCGCAGTACATCTACGAGACCGCCTCGAAGCACGGCAAGCGCGTGCAGGCACTCGGCGGCGCGAAGAACCACATGCTCGTGCTGCCCGACGCTGACCTCGACCTCGTCGCAGACCAGGCGATCAATGCGGGCTACGGTGCCGCGGGCGAGCGCTGCATGGCGATCTCGGTTGTGCTGGCCGTTGAGCCGGTCGCTGACGAGCTGATCGAAAAGATCAAGGAGCGCATCGCTGGGCTGCGGATCGGCAACGGCGCTTCGACGCCCGAGCCCGACATGGGCCCGCTCATCACCGATGTGCACCGCGACAAGGTCACCGGCTACATCGACATTGCTGAGAAGGACGGCGCGACCATCGTGGTCGACGGCCGTGGGCTGAAGGTTGAAGGTCACGAAGAGGGCTTCTTTGTTGGGCCGACGCTGATCGACAACATCCCGACCACCTCACGCGCCTACACCGAGGAGATCTTCGGACCCGTGCTCGAGGTTGTGCGAGTGAAGACCTTCGAAGAGGGCGTCGAGCTGATCAACTCGGGTGCGTTCGGCAACGGCACCGCGATCTTCACGAATGACGGTGGCGCAGCGCGTCGCTTCCAGCACGAGATTCAGGTCGGCATGATCGGCATCAACGTGCCGATCCCCGTGCCCGTCGCGTACCACTCATTCGGCGGCTGGAAGGCCTCGCTGTTCGGCGACGCGAAGGCGTACGGCGTGCACGGCTTCGAGTTCTTCACTCGCGAGAAGGCGATCACGAGCCGCTGGCTTGATCCCGCGCTGCACGGCGGCATCAACCTCGGCTTCCCGCAGAACGACTAG
- the iolB gene encoding 5-deoxy-glucuronate isomerase, whose amino-acid sequence MTEQRWFHRRGELAEAGWETVVDERTPGWEHTGIRVGRLEAGASLTLDGTGVERLIVPLSGSFTVSRVEGGVENRTVLNGRASVFDGPTDVMYLSAAATGTVTATGDSNGSGESRFLVATSPTDIVRPSCYMPVEDVPVELRGAGASSRQVHNFGRKESLDAARFIVVEVITPAENWSSYPPHKHDVHTPGHESELEEIYYFEVAPTRDAPEGVSEEHAFGMFSTYSSPAGDIDIDARVFTGDVALVPFGYHGPAVAAPGYDMYYLNVMAGPDPERSWLISDDPAHGWVRDTWDGQELDSRLPFTANDGS is encoded by the coding sequence ATGACTGAGCAGCGCTGGTTCCACCGCCGCGGCGAACTTGCCGAGGCCGGTTGGGAGACCGTCGTCGACGAGCGCACTCCCGGCTGGGAGCACACCGGCATTCGAGTGGGCAGACTCGAAGCCGGAGCCTCGCTCACACTCGACGGTACGGGTGTTGAGCGGCTGATTGTTCCCCTTTCAGGATCGTTCACGGTGTCTCGCGTCGAGGGTGGCGTCGAGAACCGCACCGTGCTGAATGGTCGCGCCTCGGTCTTCGACGGCCCGACAGACGTGATGTACCTCTCGGCCGCCGCCACCGGCACGGTCACCGCGACCGGCGACTCCAATGGTTCCGGCGAGAGCCGATTCCTCGTAGCGACCTCACCCACCGACATCGTGCGGCCCAGCTGCTACATGCCCGTCGAAGATGTGCCGGTCGAGCTGCGCGGCGCAGGCGCCTCAAGCCGCCAGGTGCACAACTTCGGGCGCAAGGAATCGCTCGATGCAGCACGCTTTATCGTGGTCGAGGTGATCACTCCGGCCGAGAACTGGTCGTCGTACCCTCCTCACAAGCACGACGTGCACACGCCGGGCCACGAGTCCGAGCTTGAAGAGATCTACTACTTCGAGGTTGCCCCCACGCGCGACGCCCCAGAGGGCGTCAGCGAAGAGCACGCCTTCGGCATGTTCAGCACCTACTCCTCGCCCGCGGGCGACATTGACATCGACGCCCGCGTGTTCACCGGCGACGTCGCCCTGGTGCCCTTCGGTTACCACGGTCCCGCCGTCGCAGCCCCGGGCTACGACATGTACTACCTCAACGTGATGGCAGGGCCCGATCCCGAGCGCAGCTGGTTAATCAGCGACGACCCCGCTCACGGGTGGGTGCGCGACACCTGGGATGGACAAGAACTTGATTCACGGCTTCCTTTCACGGCTAACGACGGCAGTTGA
- a CDS encoding sugar phosphate isomerase/epimerase family protein → MGTAPDSWGVWFPDDPKQVPWQRFLDEVVTAGYEWIELGPYGYLPTDPHQLEDELGKRGLKLSAGTVFTGFHKGEDQWQRAWDQALEVAGLASKLGAEHLVVIPDLWRSDATSEQLEPRTLTDEQWKKLGAGHDRLGKALLEEFGMKQQFHSHADSHIGTTREVLRFLDETDPRFTNLCLDTGHFAYYGGDNVKLIEDRPDRIGYLHLKQVDPTMLFDVLKNDQPFAEAVADGIMIEPPNGIPDLAPVIEAVARIDPEIFAIVEQDMYGCDVDRPFPIAKRTREHIFGCTHLARIS, encoded by the coding sequence ATCGGCACCGCCCCCGACTCGTGGGGCGTCTGGTTTCCCGATGACCCCAAGCAGGTGCCGTGGCAGCGCTTCCTCGACGAGGTCGTCACGGCGGGCTACGAGTGGATCGAGCTCGGACCCTACGGCTACCTGCCGACCGACCCGCACCAGCTCGAAGACGAACTCGGCAAGCGCGGACTCAAGCTCTCGGCGGGCACCGTGTTCACGGGCTTTCACAAGGGTGAGGATCAGTGGCAGCGTGCCTGGGATCAGGCGCTCGAAGTTGCAGGCCTCGCCTCGAAGCTCGGTGCAGAACACCTCGTTGTGATCCCGGACCTGTGGCGCAGCGACGCGACGAGTGAGCAACTCGAGCCGCGTACGCTCACCGATGAGCAGTGGAAGAAACTGGGCGCAGGCCACGACCGCCTCGGCAAGGCGCTGCTCGAGGAGTTCGGCATGAAGCAACAGTTCCACTCGCACGCCGACAGCCACATCGGCACGACCCGCGAGGTGCTGCGTTTTCTCGACGAGACCGACCCGCGCTTCACGAATCTCTGCCTCGACACCGGCCATTTCGCCTACTACGGCGGTGACAACGTCAAGCTGATCGAGGATCGCCCTGACCGCATCGGCTACCTGCACCTGAAGCAGGTTGACCCGACGATGCTGTTCGACGTGCTCAAGAACGATCAGCCGTTCGCGGAGGCCGTCGCCGACGGCATCATGATCGAGCCGCCGAACGGGATTCCCGATCTCGCGCCCGTCATCGAGGCGGTCGCCAGGATCGATCCCGAGATCTTCGCGATCGTCGAGCAAGACATGTACGGCTGCGATGTTGACCGGCCGTTCCCGATCGCCAAGCGCACGCGCGAGCACATCTTTGGGTGCACGCATTTGGCGCGGATCTCTTAG
- a CDS encoding Gfo/Idh/MocA family protein — protein sequence MTTELRIAVVGAGMMGADHVKRITNRIAGARVSAIVEPDAGRAEAAAANAPGSAAFTSIEDAIAADAMDAVLIATPGQFHAPVLKPALDARLPILCEKPLTQDSTSSLEILELEQQLDRPHIQLGFMRRFDTEYQALRELVESGESGELLMVRALHRNPSVPESYTEDMLITDSVVHEFDVVPWLAGSRVVSVEVKHPRRNSLAPERLREPILVIMELENGVLVDVEMNVSVQFGYQVATEAVFERGIARIGQPSGMQRWDAGFFRVKDHESFVTRFAAAYDTQIQRWVDAVRRGDLIDGPNAWDGYLVALSCEAGVRALHDGGIVPVEAPERPAFYA from the coding sequence ATGACCACAGAACTCCGCATCGCGGTCGTCGGCGCCGGCATGATGGGTGCCGACCACGTCAAGCGCATCACCAACAGGATCGCGGGCGCCCGCGTCTCCGCCATCGTTGAGCCCGACGCTGGCCGTGCAGAGGCCGCAGCGGCGAACGCTCCGGGATCCGCCGCCTTCACCAGCATTGAAGACGCGATCGCGGCCGACGCCATGGACGCGGTGCTCATCGCGACACCGGGTCAGTTCCATGCACCCGTGTTGAAGCCAGCGCTTGATGCGCGGCTGCCGATCCTGTGCGAAAAGCCCCTCACCCAAGACTCGACCTCGTCGCTCGAGATCCTTGAGCTTGAGCAGCAGCTTGACCGCCCGCACATCCAGCTCGGATTCATGCGCCGCTTCGACACCGAGTACCAGGCCCTGCGCGAGCTGGTCGAGTCGGGAGAGAGTGGCGAGCTGCTCATGGTGCGCGCGCTGCACCGCAACCCCTCGGTGCCCGAGAGCTACACCGAAGACATGCTGATCACCGACTCTGTCGTGCACGAGTTCGATGTGGTGCCGTGGCTGGCAGGATCGCGGGTCGTGAGTGTTGAGGTGAAGCATCCGCGCCGCAACTCGCTCGCACCCGAGCGCCTGCGCGAGCCGATCCTGGTGATTATGGAGCTTGAAAACGGCGTGCTTGTCGACGTTGAGATGAACGTGAGCGTGCAGTTTGGCTACCAGGTTGCGACCGAAGCTGTGTTTGAGCGCGGCATCGCGCGCATTGGGCAGCCGTCGGGCATGCAGCGCTGGGATGCAGGGTTCTTCCGCGTGAAGGATCACGAAAGCTTTGTGACCCGCTTCGCGGCGGCGTACGACACGCAGATTCAGCGCTGGGTCGATGCGGTGCGCCGCGGCGACCTGATCGACGGACCGAACGCCTGGGACGGCTACCTCGTTGCGCTGTCGTGCGAGGCGGGCGTGCGCGCGCTGCACGACGGGGGTATCGTGCCGGTGGAGGCACCGGAGCGCCCCGCGTTCTACGCGTAG
- a CDS encoding sugar phosphate isomerase/epimerase family protein: protein MVRIALDPTPYNGSVHLLDFPDLVARLGYEYLQLTPSPDFGRHFHYPKVDSGMIAQLKKRARDAGVTITSVLPVQRFGGPDAQQVEAAVFNTSRYIQIAAELEAPVVNTEFSGRPEREEESEYAFYRSMEQLIPVLEREGVTLNFDPHPDDFVEDGLEAWRIIRGLNTSSVGFVYVASHTFHYGDRAATLLPEIGDRLGAVYVADTFDHRRSNGLRYITNPPGNAVRVHQHLAIGDGDVDWTELFGTLRATGYLDRPDALIVSNVFAEDERADEVSRTQLARVRELVAGT from the coding sequence ATGGTACGCATTGCCCTCGATCCGACGCCGTACAACGGCTCGGTGCACCTGCTCGACTTCCCTGATCTCGTGGCGCGGCTGGGGTACGAGTACCTGCAGCTCACGCCGAGCCCCGACTTCGGGCGGCACTTCCACTACCCGAAGGTCGACAGCGGTATGATCGCGCAGCTGAAAAAGCGGGCGCGCGACGCGGGCGTGACGATCACGTCGGTGCTGCCGGTGCAGCGATTTGGGGGTCCCGACGCGCAGCAGGTTGAAGCCGCGGTGTTCAACACGTCCCGCTACATTCAGATTGCCGCCGAGCTCGAGGCGCCCGTTGTGAACACCGAGTTTTCGGGGCGGCCGGAGCGCGAGGAGGAGTCGGAGTACGCGTTCTATCGCTCGATGGAACAGCTGATTCCGGTGCTTGAGCGCGAGGGTGTGACGCTGAACTTTGATCCGCACCCTGACGACTTTGTTGAGGACGGGCTCGAAGCCTGGCGGATCATTCGCGGGCTCAACACTTCGAGCGTCGGATTTGTGTACGTTGCCTCGCACACGTTCCACTACGGGGATCGCGCCGCGACGCTGCTGCCCGAGATCGGCGATCGACTCGGTGCCGTGTACGTCGCCGACACCTTCGACCACCGCCGCTCGAACGGGCTGCGATACATTACGAATCCTCCCGGCAATGCGGTGCGGGTGCATCAGCACCTCGCGATCGGTGATGGTGACGTTGATTGGACGGAGCTGTTCGGCACGCTGCGCGCGACAGGCTATCTGGATCGGCCGGACGCGCTGATTGTGTCGAACGTGTTCGCGGAGGATGAGCGCGCCGACGAGGTATCGCGAACGCAGCTGGCGCGGGTGCGGGAGTTGGTTGCTGGGACCTAG
- a CDS encoding maleylpyruvate isomerase family mycothiol-dependent enzyme has translation MALSKSEVWGLVHAERQRLLSDLDALPAARWETPSLCPNWTVHDVLAHLIDTAKMGRLAFVWSMVRAGGNFDRANEQGVRRCKRGDPEQTLADFRRASGLRRTPPANLATRLVEAIVHGEDIRRPLAIVGDYPTAAVHEALAYQLRTPDSFGGGRERAAGRRLVDSDTGKSWGDGLEVRGKAVDLLLAASGRKIAPELLDGPGASLTDRRFG, from the coding sequence ATGGCGCTTTCCAAATCCGAGGTGTGGGGGCTCGTGCACGCGGAACGGCAGCGCCTGCTCAGCGACCTTGACGCGCTCCCTGCGGCACGCTGGGAAACTCCGTCCCTGTGCCCCAATTGGACGGTCCACGATGTTCTGGCGCACCTGATCGATACCGCAAAGATGGGCAGACTCGCCTTCGTCTGGAGCATGGTGCGCGCAGGGGGAAACTTCGATCGCGCCAACGAGCAGGGTGTGCGGCGCTGCAAGCGCGGCGATCCCGAGCAAACTCTGGCAGATTTTCGACGGGCGAGTGGACTGAGAAGGACCCCGCCTGCAAATCTGGCGACTCGCCTCGTTGAGGCGATCGTTCACGGAGAGGATATTCGTAGGCCGTTGGCAATCGTGGGCGACTATCCCACCGCCGCGGTACACGAAGCACTCGCCTATCAACTTCGCACCCCTGATTCGTTTGGTGGAGGTCGCGAGCGGGCCGCGGGGCGTCGGCTCGTTGACTCTGACACCGGAAAGAGCTGGGGTGACGGGCTCGAAGTCCGGGGCAAGGCTGTCGACCTGCTCCTCGCAGCTTCGGGTCGCAAGATTGCACCAGAGCTGCTGGATGGCCCAGGTGCTTCGCTAACAGATCGACGTTTTGGGTGA